One stretch of Muribaculum intestinale DNA includes these proteins:
- a CDS encoding oligosaccharide flippase family protein: MNQIKSGIILSYASLALNNIVAIVYTPVLLRYLGQSEYGLYSLITSIIAYLTILDLGLGNTIVRYSALYKSEGKITKLYDLFGLFIKIYLGISCFVAIIGVGLYTQLDDYLIKSMNTSEIERAKTMYLFLIGNLIFTFPLSVFSSIVTAYQRFVFAKALNIIRIVLQPLIMTPLLIWGYKAVALVVVITALNLGTLIANMLYSFIKLKIRVSWNKTDPGIIREIFIFSFYIFLGVAVDKMNWSTGQIILGLTAGPSTVAVYAVAIQILLCFFGFASSISGIFLPKITEMINKHNSSELFSQLFIKIGRLQYILLLLVLMGFYFFGKSFILFWAGKDYSNAYGLSLIVMIPLMLTAIQHTGVLILQAMNRQKFRSIVYFFIAIFNIFLSWALSSQFGEYGCAISFAICMLIGNILIMNLYFERKIRLDITLFWKEIFKSVYLIISMVAFGYTLIHVINPNSIIKLCGDIIIFSTIFTILSYYLYMNTYERHLLFNILKKLGL, encoded by the coding sequence ATGAATCAAATCAAATCCGGAATAATTCTATCGTATGCATCATTGGCGCTAAACAACATTGTAGCCATAGTATATACTCCTGTTCTATTACGATATTTAGGACAATCAGAGTATGGCCTATATTCATTAATAACATCAATAATCGCATATCTAACCATTTTGGATTTAGGCTTGGGAAATACTATAGTCAGATATTCAGCATTGTATAAAAGCGAAGGAAAAATAACAAAGTTGTATGATTTATTCGGGCTATTTATTAAAATATATCTTGGTATAAGTTGTTTTGTTGCGATTATTGGAGTCGGATTATATACCCAACTGGATGATTATTTGATTAAATCAATGAATACATCAGAGATTGAGCGTGCAAAAACTATGTATCTCTTTTTAATCGGTAATCTTATATTTACATTTCCTCTTAGCGTATTTTCGTCTATTGTAACTGCATATCAACGATTTGTTTTCGCAAAAGCACTAAATATAATCCGAATTGTATTACAACCATTAATCATGACTCCATTACTTATTTGGGGATATAAAGCAGTAGCATTAGTTGTTGTAATAACCGCACTAAACTTAGGAACATTAATTGCCAACATGCTCTATTCCTTTATAAAATTAAAAATAAGAGTTTCATGGAACAAAACAGATCCAGGCATTATACGTGAAATTTTCATTTTCTCATTTTACATATTCCTAGGAGTAGCAGTTGATAAAATGAATTGGTCAACAGGACAGATTATATTAGGACTTACGGCTGGCCCCTCTACTGTTGCAGTATATGCCGTGGCAATCCAGATTTTGTTATGTTTTTTTGGATTTGCAAGTTCAATATCTGGAATTTTCCTGCCAAAAATTACAGAAATGATAAATAAGCACAATTCATCAGAATTATTTTCTCAATTATTTATAAAGATTGGTCGACTTCAGTATATTCTATTACTATTGGTTTTAATGGGATTTTACTTTTTTGGCAAATCCTTTATTTTGTTTTGGGCTGGAAAAGATTACAGTAACGCATATGGATTATCTCTTATTGTTATGATTCCTCTTATGCTAACTGCAATACAGCATACCGGAGTATTGATTCTGCAAGCAATGAATCGCCAAAAGTTCAGGTCAATCGTGTATTTTTTTATTGCCATATTCAACATATTCTTAAGTTGGGCCTTATCATCTCAATTTGGAGAATATGGTTGTGCTATTTCGTTCGCAATTTGTATGCTGATTGGCAATATTCTCATAATGAATCTATACTTTGAAAGAAAAATCAGATTGGACATAACTCTGTTTTGGAAAGAGATTTTTAAATCAGTATATCTTATAATTTCAATGGTTGCATTTGGCTATACATTGATTCATGTCATAAACCCCAATAGCATAATTAAGCTATGTGGTGATATAATTATTTTTTCGACAATATTTACAATCTTATCTTATTATCTATATATGAATACATATGAAAGGCACCTATTATTCAACATATTAAAGAAATTAGGGTTATGA
- a CDS encoding phage integrase SAM-like domain-containing protein gives MHLSTRKNDTFIAESEHVAQPTASDFFRMTIAGTDNRATATNRQKALAAYIDYIGTDTLEFDSFTSRQLSGWAIWLIHAGHTVKTVIHYMKHLSALYGKAIAEGLTADNGAFNGIVQRLAALPADAIRVDCNPVATLRDIILSGGATQKANLAKDITLFAILAGGISFDEIAAFEKDNYTGDDPTLKALVARYSKPRNKYLFPLRQSERTPRQLREYVNTLFSATIHVHHALTPADIWSTIAYDCGISPEEIMSCTGKIPATNPAFALTGASPVDSDNRAAILRRVSDTLTSNPSNWYALQMRHGTDYDDIARRIEAHTGRFRIEETYYPCREIARRTGRKFISENKPVVAGLMFVKCRFTDITAMMRHISDIAWCYRQTARTGSAYAAIPQTQIDLYQRTIGIFTPSTEIFPVGTLPIAPGDRVVVIGGEFSGQPAVLQQLIGPDSAPTICRLTLPGANSIEWRVDADPRLIRKITEQQYDTLVTEISAI, from the coding sequence ATGCATTTGTCCACTCGCAAAAACGATACCTTCATAGCTGAGTCAGAGCATGTTGCACAGCCCACTGCTTCCGACTTTTTCCGGATGACGATAGCCGGGACAGACAACCGCGCCACTGCCACCAACCGACAAAAAGCGCTCGCTGCCTACATTGATTATATAGGCACAGACACACTGGAATTTGACAGTTTCACATCACGACAACTCTCCGGATGGGCGATATGGCTCATACACGCCGGCCACACAGTCAAGACCGTCATACACTACATGAAGCACCTATCCGCACTCTACGGAAAGGCCATAGCCGAAGGACTTACCGCCGACAACGGCGCCTTCAACGGCATAGTGCAGCGTCTTGCCGCTCTCCCGGCCGATGCAATCAGAGTCGACTGCAACCCAGTCGCCACACTGCGCGACATTATTCTCTCTGGCGGCGCCACACAAAAGGCCAATCTTGCCAAGGACATCACGCTCTTCGCCATATTGGCCGGAGGAATCTCATTCGACGAGATAGCAGCATTCGAAAAAGACAATTATACCGGCGACGACCCAACGCTTAAGGCATTAGTCGCACGCTATTCAAAGCCACGCAACAAATACTTGTTTCCGCTCCGCCAATCAGAACGTACTCCGCGCCAGTTGCGCGAATATGTCAACACGCTGTTCTCGGCTACAATCCATGTCCACCACGCCCTCACCCCGGCAGACATATGGAGCACAATTGCCTACGACTGCGGCATATCGCCCGAAGAGATAATGAGCTGCACAGGAAAAATACCTGCAACCAACCCGGCATTCGCACTTACCGGAGCATCCCCCGTCGACAGCGACAATCGCGCCGCAATCCTACGCCGGGTGTCGGACACACTCACAAGCAATCCCTCCAACTGGTACGCGCTACAGATGCGCCACGGCACTGACTACGACGACATAGCCCGACGCATCGAAGCCCACACCGGTCGATTCCGCATCGAAGAGACATACTACCCGTGCCGAGAGATAGCGCGCCGCACAGGCCGCAAGTTCATATCCGAAAACAAACCGGTAGTGGCAGGACTAATGTTTGTAAAATGCAGATTCACCGACATCACTGCTATGATGCGCCACATCAGCGACATAGCATGGTGCTACCGACAGACAGCCCGCACCGGCAGCGCATATGCCGCCATTCCCCAGACGCAAATCGACCTCTACCAGCGGACAATCGGCATATTCACCCCCTCTACCGAGATATTCCCCGTCGGGACGCTCCCCATAGCTCCGGGCGACAGAGTAGTGGTAATCGGAGGCGAATTCTCCGGACAGCCGGCAGTGTTGCAGCAGCTGATTGGCCCCGACAGCGCTCCGACAATATGCCGCCTCACCCTCCCGGGAGCCAACAGCATAGAATGGCGCGTCGATGCCGACCCGCGCCTCATACGCAAAATCACCGAACAGCAGTATGACACTCTTGTCACAGAAATATCTGCCATCTGA
- a CDS encoding YeiH family protein, giving the protein MLHGILLIALFACAAFYIGEAQILKDISFSPMIIGIILGMLYANSLRNHLPETWVPGIQFCSKKVLRLGIILYGFRLTFQDIVNVGVAGIVVDVIIVVVTILGGIWIGRLLKMDRDTALLTSVGSGICGAAAVLGAESTIRTQAYKTAVAVATVVIFGTISMFLYPIAYRSGWVDLTPQEMGIYSGATLHEVAHAVGAGNAMGTEISNVSIIVKMIRVMMLVPVLLILGVWAARRNAKDGATAEKGKVNIPWFAVGFLAVIGFNSLNLLPPIFVDAINYVDTFLLTMAMAALGAETSIDKFKKAGAKPFVLAFCLDVWLIVGGYILAKYLAPLCL; this is encoded by the coding sequence ATGCTGCATGGCATTCTGCTGATAGCATTATTTGCATGTGCGGCCTTCTATATAGGCGAGGCGCAGATACTTAAAGACATATCGTTCAGTCCGATGATTATCGGTATTATCCTTGGAATGCTGTATGCCAACTCCTTGCGCAACCACCTTCCTGAGACCTGGGTGCCGGGTATTCAGTTCTGTTCCAAGAAAGTGTTGCGTCTGGGTATCATTCTCTATGGATTCCGCCTTACATTTCAGGATATTGTAAATGTCGGAGTCGCCGGTATTGTAGTCGATGTCATCATAGTAGTGGTAACAATCCTTGGTGGTATCTGGATTGGCCGTCTGCTGAAGATGGATCGTGACACCGCGCTTCTTACCTCGGTCGGTAGCGGTATATGCGGTGCGGCGGCAGTGCTTGGCGCAGAGTCAACGATTCGCACACAGGCCTATAAGACTGCAGTGGCAGTGGCTACCGTGGTTATCTTCGGAACCATCTCAATGTTCCTCTATCCTATCGCATATCGCTCCGGATGGGTTGACCTTACTCCTCAGGAGATGGGTATCTATTCAGGTGCCACTCTTCATGAGGTGGCTCATGCTGTCGGGGCCGGCAATGCCATGGGTACGGAGATTTCCAATGTTTCCATTATTGTCAAGATGATTCGAGTGATGATGCTTGTGCCTGTTCTGCTTATTCTGGGAGTATGGGCTGCTCGCCGTAATGCAAAGGATGGAGCGACAGCAGAGAAGGGCAAGGTAAACATACCTTGGTTTGCAGTCGGTTTTCTGGCAGTGATAGGATTCAACTCCCTTAATCTGCTTCCGCCTATTTTTGTCGACGCAATCAACTATGTTGATACGTTCCTCCTTACAATGGCCATGGCTGCCTTGGGTGCAGAGACAAGTATTGATAAGTTTAAGAAGGCCGGTGCCAAGCCGTTTGTTCTTGCATTCTGCCTCGATGTCTGGCTTATTGTCGGTGGCTATATCCTTGCCAAATATCTTGCCCCGCTTTGCCTGTAG
- a CDS encoding fimbrillin family protein — protein sequence MEIRISPSLVDSRATDYGFETGDCIGLYVVNYSGSTPGTLSDAGNHVDNMRFRYNGSWIPDTPIYWADNKTHADFYLYHPYTNIQSVNAQPFAVKSDQSTEAAYKSSDLMIGKTTNVAPSEDATVVRVNHVMSRIMITLEAGNGFTAESLAAASVSVRINGVKCNSTVNLSTGVATPIGEPSTVNPLFVDDSYKALIVPQKVEKGNLISVTVDGREYNLQKEFTFVAAKSHKFTVILSKTSNGVNVTINPWGDDGTDNGGTAE from the coding sequence ATGGAAATTAGGATAAGCCCGTCGTTGGTCGATTCCCGTGCCACAGACTATGGCTTCGAGACCGGTGATTGTATCGGACTCTACGTAGTAAACTATTCAGGCTCCACTCCGGGAACTCTCAGCGATGCGGGTAATCATGTCGATAACATGCGCTTCCGCTACAATGGCTCATGGATACCTGACACTCCTATTTATTGGGCTGACAACAAGACTCATGCTGATTTTTACCTTTATCATCCATATACAAATATCCAATCAGTAAACGCTCAGCCGTTTGCTGTAAAATCTGACCAGTCTACCGAAGCTGCTTATAAGTCCTCAGATCTTATGATTGGCAAGACTACTAATGTCGCACCAAGCGAGGATGCTACGGTTGTTCGCGTAAATCATGTGATGAGCCGTATAATGATTACCCTTGAGGCCGGCAACGGTTTCACAGCGGAGTCACTTGCTGCAGCTTCGGTATCGGTCAGAATCAACGGAGTCAAGTGTAACTCAACTGTCAATCTGTCGACAGGCGTCGCTACACCTATCGGAGAGCCGTCAACTGTAAATCCGCTCTTTGTTGATGATTCCTACAAAGCCTTGATTGTGCCGCAGAAAGTCGAAAAGGGCAATCTTATTTCCGTCACAGTCGACGGTCGTGAGTACAACCTACAGAAGGAGTTCACATTCGTAGCAGCTAAAAGCCATAAATTTACCGTTATCCTGAGCAAGACGTCAAACGGTGTCAATGTCACAATCAACCCTTGGGGTGACGACGGCACAGACAATGGCGGAACTGCTGAATAA
- a CDS encoding fimbrillin family protein — protein sequence MHKLKKYILPAGLMAVAMLSACSDEDFIAPGQVTDGQSLINLAGQIAQEAVSRVNDDGFADGDVMGVYIVDYNGNVPGSLLSKGNRGDNVRHTFNEAAYRWNSAYDLYWKDKHTRIDVYGYYPFGSPDDVNNYNFTVLTNQARTYDNGTMGDYEASDFLWGKVEGVEPTTNVIRLPLAHRMANARVTLVEGSGFAQGEWVGLEKQVLVTNTIQDAVINLADGTVTSSGDVSPNSIIPTKRGDEWRAIVVPQSVPAGTTMFSITLGGIPYKFSKNEEFVYVSGKMNNFGIRVDKKESTGDYTLTLISESITPWESDLVSHDATSKEYVIVNSEPGGLKNAIVAAGKDYTQLKNLKITGQIDSRDFYFMRDSMNMLRALNLKEVRIKSGFYNNTKTLDDQIPGSAFYTNATNSGKTTLTNLVLPDVLKSIGTRAFYGCSNLTGSLIIPEGVVDIQTGAFNGCRSMTGSLSLPSTLRYIGTSQKQSTGEYDEFGDEGIDYYNGAFAECGFTCELVIPDNVEIIRGYAFDRCKGLYGSLRLPSKLKRLGARAFFMCMNLTGSLEIPQGVTNIPEEAFSTCGFDGTLLLHDGIMSIGTSAFSDCNFKGELALPKNLTVINDNVFYNCDFSGELVLPKNLVTIGDKAFAYNWRLMGTLEFGEGLLTIGAGAFAHCRSLEGLVFPESLENIRYEASYNDDGGAFQGCYGIGSIVSKSEIPPYVQQGAFNGIAKDNFTLEVPESSLTQYQTAVGWCDFKRIAAHHELVCRPSVACALSTEHRQTLVIDAEGDWEVESIPSWCELSQNSGSKKNEITLTIKSSSATEQREGDIVFRLKDKDYTHSCHVTQYGYEYAEDEFLELQKATKGSNGGINIVILGDGYDAKQISDGSYLKDMRQEIEYFFAIEPYTTYRDYFNVYTAFPLSTETGVGTVNSIRYNKFSTTYTGGVGLKCDYDQVFDYVMDAPTVNAGNIDQTLIIMVPNSTDYGGICQMWESGAAIAFCPKSDYGYPLDSRGVIQHEAGGHGFGKLADEYIYHNAFIDACGCTCCGHVDAILGAKSLGWYDNIELTGKMHAVGWSHLIFDSRYSDIVDIYEGGYMHTRGVFRSEQNSCMNNDIPYYSTISRESIVKRIKRYAGEEYNFEEFVALDKRTSVNASRSTGGFTSGLKASRSMPPVIHKGSPLSSSRSNKKKLK from the coding sequence ATGCATAAATTGAAAAAGTATATTTTGCCGGCCGGTCTGATGGCCGTTGCCATGCTGAGTGCATGCTCTGACGAAGATTTTATCGCTCCCGGTCAGGTGACTGACGGTCAGAGTTTGATTAATCTTGCCGGACAGATAGCTCAGGAGGCAGTATCACGAGTGAACGATGATGGATTTGCCGATGGTGATGTGATGGGCGTGTATATCGTCGATTATAACGGCAACGTACCCGGAAGTCTGCTCAGCAAGGGAAACCGTGGTGATAATGTACGCCATACATTCAACGAAGCCGCCTATCGCTGGAATTCGGCTTACGATCTCTATTGGAAGGATAAGCATACACGCATTGATGTCTATGGCTATTATCCATTTGGCTCTCCCGACGATGTCAACAATTACAACTTCACCGTACTTACCAATCAGGCACGTACCTATGACAACGGCACTATGGGCGACTATGAAGCATCCGACTTCCTTTGGGGTAAAGTAGAAGGCGTAGAGCCGACGACCAATGTCATACGTCTCCCGCTTGCCCATCGCATGGCCAATGCCCGTGTCACCCTTGTCGAAGGTTCCGGTTTCGCACAGGGAGAATGGGTTGGCCTTGAAAAGCAGGTTCTTGTGACCAACACCATACAAGATGCGGTCATCAACCTTGCCGATGGAACCGTGACATCGTCAGGCGATGTCAGCCCCAATTCTATTATCCCGACAAAACGTGGCGACGAATGGCGTGCCATCGTAGTGCCTCAGTCTGTTCCGGCCGGAACGACGATGTTCAGCATCACCCTGGGAGGTATACCCTACAAATTTTCTAAGAATGAAGAGTTTGTGTATGTGTCCGGTAAGATGAACAATTTCGGTATCCGGGTTGATAAAAAGGAATCTACGGGTGACTACACCTTGACTCTTATCAGCGAGAGCATTACTCCGTGGGAAAGTGACCTTGTGAGTCACGACGCTACTTCAAAAGAGTATGTCATAGTCAATTCCGAACCGGGTGGCCTGAAAAATGCGATTGTTGCTGCCGGCAAGGACTATACCCAGTTGAAGAATCTAAAGATAACAGGACAGATTGATTCGCGTGACTTCTATTTCATGCGTGATTCTATGAATATGCTTCGTGCTCTCAATCTGAAAGAAGTCAGAATCAAGAGTGGATTTTATAATAACACTAAGACTCTTGATGACCAAATCCCGGGAAGTGCTTTTTATACAAATGCTACTAACTCCGGGAAAACGACACTTACTAATTTGGTCCTTCCGGATGTCCTAAAGTCAATCGGTACGCGTGCATTTTATGGATGCTCCAATCTCACCGGTTCTCTGATTATACCTGAAGGGGTAGTTGATATCCAGACCGGTGCGTTTAATGGATGTCGGTCAATGACCGGATCGTTATCTCTACCATCTACACTCAGATACATTGGTACTTCACAAAAACAATCAACCGGAGAGTATGACGAATTTGGTGATGAAGGTATTGATTATTATAATGGCGCTTTTGCAGAATGTGGATTTACATGCGAACTTGTTATCCCTGATAATGTGGAAATTATACGCGGATATGCATTTGATCGCTGTAAGGGATTATATGGTAGTCTGCGTCTGCCGTCAAAACTGAAACGACTTGGTGCCAGAGCGTTCTTTATGTGTATGAATCTAACCGGCTCACTTGAAATTCCGCAAGGTGTTACAAATATACCGGAAGAAGCATTTTCGACGTGTGGATTTGACGGGACTCTACTCCTTCACGACGGTATTATGAGTATAGGAACAAGCGCATTCTCTGATTGCAATTTCAAAGGAGAGTTGGCACTTCCGAAAAACCTCACGGTCATCAACGATAATGTGTTTTATAATTGCGATTTTTCCGGCGAACTGGTTCTTCCCAAAAATCTTGTTACTATTGGTGATAAGGCATTTGCTTATAACTGGCGTCTGATGGGAACACTCGAATTCGGCGAAGGTCTGTTGACTATCGGTGCCGGTGCATTCGCCCACTGCCGTAGCCTGGAGGGACTTGTGTTTCCTGAAAGCCTTGAAAATATCCGCTACGAGGCAAGCTATAATGATGATGGCGGCGCTTTCCAGGGTTGCTACGGCATAGGCTCGATTGTAAGCAAGAGTGAGATTCCACCCTATGTGCAGCAGGGCGCTTTCAATGGCATTGCAAAAGACAATTTCACACTCGAAGTACCCGAGTCATCACTCACACAGTATCAGACAGCCGTTGGCTGGTGCGATTTCAAACGTATTGCCGCCCATCACGAACTTGTCTGCCGTCCCTCTGTGGCTTGTGCTCTCAGCACTGAACATCGCCAGACACTTGTCATCGATGCAGAAGGCGACTGGGAGGTAGAATCAATCCCCTCATGGTGTGAGTTGTCGCAGAACTCCGGTAGCAAGAAAAATGAAATCACCCTTACCATAAAATCTTCGTCGGCCACCGAGCAGCGCGAGGGTGACATAGTGTTCCGTCTTAAAGACAAGGACTATACACATAGTTGCCATGTGACTCAATATGGATACGAATATGCCGAGGATGAATTCCTCGAATTACAAAAGGCCACCAAAGGCTCCAACGGCGGAATCAATATAGTAATTCTCGGCGACGGCTACGATGCCAAGCAGATTTCCGATGGAAGTTATCTGAAAGACATGAGGCAGGAGATTGAATATTTCTTCGCAATCGAACCATATACCACTTACCGCGACTACTTCAATGTCTACACCGCTTTCCCGCTTTCTACCGAAACAGGAGTCGGCACTGTCAATTCAATCCGTTACAATAAGTTCAGCACCACTTACACCGGAGGTGTCGGTCTGAAATGTGACTACGACCAGGTGTTTGACTATGTTATGGATGCTCCGACAGTCAATGCTGGCAATATCGACCAGACGCTTATCATAATGGTTCCAAACAGCACCGATTACGGTGGTATTTGTCAGATGTGGGAGTCAGGAGCCGCTATTGCATTCTGTCCAAAGAGCGACTATGGGTATCCATTGGATTCACGAGGTGTGATACAGCACGAAGCCGGTGGTCACGGATTCGGCAAACTTGCCGACGAGTACATATATCACAACGCATTTATAGATGCATGTGGTTGCACGTGTTGCGGTCATGTCGACGCAATACTTGGAGCTAAGTCACTCGGCTGGTATGATAATATCGAGCTGACCGGAAAGATGCATGCAGTGGGATGGAGTCATCTGATATTCGATTCTCGCTACAGCGATATTGTCGACATCTACGAAGGAGGCTATATGCACACCCGCGGTGTGTTCCGCTCGGAACAGAACAGTTGTATGAACAATGATATTCCCTATTATAGCACCATCAGTCGCGAAAGTATCGTGAAACGCATCAAGCGCTATGCCGGTGAGGAATACAATTTTGAGGAATTTGTGGCTCTCGACAAGCGCACGTCTGTAAATGCGTCAAGAAGTACCGGAGGTTTTACTTCGGGGCTGAAGGCATCGCGTTCAATGCCGCCGGTAATCCATAAAGGGAGTCCGCTTTCCTCATCCCGTTCCAACAAGAAAAAATTGAAATAA
- a CDS encoding fimbrillin family protein, producing the protein MKHNISSIISVLLLTVGLSSCTDDSMEPDNNTSNGKIAMEFTFSHPSQSRATETSFESGDVVGVFVSNSEKPLEIAGNTVNNEALTFTGSNWKSSRPLYWDAGTYNVYAYCPRLNEIGSITDLVFEVATDQRESQLSGLDGYESSDFLFASAKEISASPNPVDLKFRHIMSKISIRLIKGEDYEGDIPEKADVYIHNTVTESSIDLMVGVATKALRGSRKSIMARQTAPTVYSAIIVPQRLENRVPLIEVVMNGVSFLYESKFLFKPGMHHIVNLIVDKNPEQIKIEIGGEILDWN; encoded by the coding sequence ATGAAACACAATATTAGTTCAATAATCAGCGTTCTATTGTTGACAGTCGGACTCTCCTCCTGCACTGACGATTCAATGGAACCGGACAACAACACATCCAACGGAAAAATTGCGATGGAATTCACGTTCAGCCATCCGTCGCAGTCACGCGCTACCGAAACCTCTTTCGAGAGCGGTGATGTCGTGGGCGTTTTTGTCAGCAACTCCGAAAAACCTCTTGAAATTGCGGGTAATACCGTCAATAATGAGGCCTTGACTTTCACCGGATCCAACTGGAAGTCATCACGTCCGCTTTATTGGGATGCGGGGACTTATAATGTCTATGCATATTGTCCGCGTCTCAATGAGATAGGCTCAATCACAGATCTTGTGTTTGAAGTGGCGACTGACCAGCGGGAGTCGCAATTGTCAGGTCTTGACGGGTATGAGTCATCTGATTTTCTGTTTGCCTCAGCCAAGGAGATTTCAGCTTCGCCCAACCCTGTCGATTTAAAATTTCGCCATATCATGAGCAAAATCTCAATCAGACTGATAAAAGGCGAGGACTATGAAGGGGATATACCGGAAAAGGCCGATGTGTATATTCATAATACGGTAACAGAATCGAGTATCGATCTTATGGTCGGTGTGGCTACCAAGGCTCTGCGAGGCAGTCGCAAGTCAATAATGGCGCGCCAGACTGCGCCGACAGTCTATTCCGCGATTATAGTACCGCAGCGTCTTGAAAATCGTGTGCCTTTGATTGAGGTTGTCATGAATGGCGTATCATTTCTTTATGAGAGCAAATTCCTGTTCAAACCGGGTATGCATCATATTGTAAATCTCATAGTAGATAAGAATCCTGAGCAGATTAAGATTGAAATCGGAGGAGAAATCTTAGATTGGAATTGA
- a CDS encoding leucine-rich repeat domain-containing protein, whose translation MPLISVGCSDAARPENIEPLIELQPATEITRTEALVTAHVRNRGTGRLSYVDFYYGEEGQVTCQSPKEESVESVLTLHLNGLKPGTTYKCYAQGGTSTATLRSQTISFTTLPNEKPVVSPPVALSTGPIGIIVEFEIVEDGGEPVLTAGCDVTDASTLETVRIHLSEDCLTLGKHRLHITGLVPMTGYVITPFASNSLGEAKGEALEYTTKNTILLTEAGTLHELFAGATSIDLSCLTISGCMNGDDFRFLRHLLGGSESFDGLQIDSRVTDIDLSDIYIVEGGGSYDGMRFTSADELSTGLFADCLSLRSAILPSSATRLARNAFAHCSSLETLTISAGTTSVMPSEDCRLLKAIEVSEANCSFTSIDGVLFNSGATGIVWFPLWKGGAYSLPSTITSIGENAFYGTSITSIEIPSSVTAIGRGAFAESALTEITLPDNITNISEGMFQNCASLATVRLGSGTEYVGNYVFSGTVLKDLYISASIPPYAAEHAFFGTPVSITENCVLHVPYGTKAVYRNNSKWGLFKQIEEYRH comes from the coding sequence TTGCCTTTGATTTCTGTTGGATGTTCGGATGCAGCCCGTCCCGAAAATATTGAGCCGTTAATAGAACTGCAGCCCGCTACTGAAATAACACGTACAGAGGCACTGGTTACTGCCCATGTCAGAAATCGCGGAACCGGACGTCTGTCTTATGTAGATTTTTATTATGGAGAGGAGGGGCAGGTTACCTGTCAGTCTCCGAAGGAAGAATCTGTAGAGTCAGTCCTGACGCTGCATCTGAATGGACTGAAGCCGGGCACGACATATAAATGTTATGCACAGGGCGGAACGTCTACTGCTACTTTGCGGTCACAGACTATAAGTTTTACGACTTTGCCAAATGAAAAGCCGGTAGTATCGCCTCCTGTCGCGCTGTCTACAGGGCCGATTGGGATTATTGTGGAGTTTGAAATTGTTGAAGATGGTGGCGAACCTGTCTTGACGGCGGGATGTGATGTGACTGACGCGTCGACTTTGGAAACCGTAAGAATACATCTGTCGGAAGATTGTCTGACTTTGGGGAAGCATCGGCTTCATATAACCGGACTTGTACCGATGACGGGATATGTAATCACTCCTTTTGCGTCTAATTCCTTAGGGGAAGCCAAGGGAGAGGCATTGGAATATACGACAAAAAATACTATATTGCTCACAGAAGCCGGAACGTTGCATGAGCTTTTTGCCGGCGCAACGAGCATTGACCTAAGTTGTCTCACGATTTCCGGCTGTATGAACGGTGACGATTTCCGTTTTCTAAGGCATTTACTCGGAGGCTCGGAATCGTTCGATGGATTGCAGATAGATAGCAGAGTCACAGATATTGACCTGTCGGATATATATATCGTTGAAGGTGGCGGGTCGTATGACGGCATGCGTTTTACTTCTGCCGACGAACTGTCAACGGGGTTGTTTGCCGATTGTTTAAGTCTGCGGTCAGCCATACTGCCATCTTCTGCGACTCGGCTGGCCAGGAATGCCTTTGCACACTGTAGTTCGCTTGAGACTCTGACAATCTCTGCAGGGACAACCTCTGTAATGCCGTCGGAGGATTGTCGGTTACTTAAGGCTATAGAAGTCTCGGAGGCCAACTGTAGTTTCACCTCCATTGACGGCGTGCTTTTCAATAGCGGAGCTACCGGAATTGTATGGTTCCCGCTTTGGAAAGGAGGCGCATACTCGTTGCCGTCTACAATTACGTCAATCGGTGAAAATGCTTTCTACGGGACATCTATTACAAGTATCGAGATTCCTTCGTCGGTCACTGCCATAGGGCGAGGCGCTTTCGCCGAATCTGCGCTCACTGAAATTACGCTTCCCGACAATATCACCAATATTTCAGAAGGAATGTTTCAGAATTGTGCCAGTCTTGCCACTGTGCGTCTCGGGAGTGGCACTGAGTATGTAGGCAATTATGTATTTAGCGGAACAGTCTTGAAAGACCTTTATATCTCTGCCTCAATTCCCCCTTACGCAGCCGAGCATGCGTTCTTCGGAACTCCGGTGTCTATAACAGAAAATTGCGTTTTGCATGTACCTTATGGCACTAAGGCTGTCTACAGGAACAACTCAAAATGGGGGCTTTTCAAGCAGATTGAAGAATACAGGCATTAA